A window of Candidatus Poribacteria bacterium genomic DNA:
ATAGAAACAGCCGGATGTGATACATGTCCACCCCAAAAGAGTGTCACCATCAGCCGTAACACCGTTAGCGAGGAGACCGGACGAATGATGCAGACATCGAAAAGTCCATCGTCGATTTGCGCATTCGGAACAATTTGAAATCCACCACCGTATCGATTCGTGATCCCGGTCGCCGCGAGGAGGAGCGGTCCTTCATGGATACCAAAATCCCCTTCAAGGCGCACAAAAGGTGGTTCATAGTAGAATAACGTCTCCACAGCCGCGTAAGCGTATGAAGCAGTGCCTGCAAACAGCGGTGTCCCTTTCGCAGCGCGGCGACTCACTTCTGTATCGTATCCGCAGGTAGCAATAGTGACGAAATAGCAATCAGCCGTCGGCTGTCGGCTATCAGCGGAAAGAGTTGTCGGTTGTCGGTTGTCAGTATCTGGCTGGAAGGCTGGAAGGCTGGAAGGATCGGTCCCCACTCTTCCGCCCTTCCCCTCTTCCATTCCAAGCTCTTCCTGATTGCTGACGGCTGACGGCTGACGGCTATTATAACAGCGTCCTAAATCGACACGGACAGGGATGCCAGATAGAAGGGTTGCGATCGCAGCGTCAGGTTTCAGTGGGATACCAACCGCTGCAGCAAAATCGTTCCCGCGACCGCACGGAAGCATACCTAACGTTACATCCGGCACCATCGCAATGCCGTTGACGACTTCGTGGAGTGTACCATCACCACCGCAAGCAATCACCGACCGAATTCCATCAGAAACGGCTTCTCGCGCGAAACGCATCGCATCGCCAGATGCCGAAGTGAACACCAATTGTCCTTGATGTCCAGATTCGGTGAGGGCAGCATAAGCCTGTTCAGCAATGTTTTTCGCGTGTCCCTTACCGGAAATTGGGTTTGCGATGAGAATAAAATTGTTCATTTAATCACCGCGATTTTGCCGACCTTTTTCTCCGTATCAAATTCAAGGACATAGATATAAACACCCGTCGATACA
This region includes:
- a CDS encoding diacylglycerol kinase family lipid kinase; protein product: MNNFILIANPISGKGHAKNIAEQAYAALTESGHQGQLVFTSASGDAMRFAREAVSDGIRSVIACGGDGTLHEVVNGIAMVPDVTLGMLPCGRGNDFAAAVGIPLKPDAAIATLLSGIPVRVDLGRCYNSRQPSAVSNQEELGMEEGKGGRVGTDPSSLPAFQPDTDNRQPTTLSADSRQPTADCYFVTIATCGYDTEVSRRAAKGTPLFAGTASYAYAAVETLFYYEPPFVRLEGDFGIHEGPLLLAATGITNRYGGGFQIVPNAQIDDGLFDVCIIRPVSSLTVLRLMVTLFWGGHVSHPAVSMHQTRTLTIETDTPMLLYADGEPMCETPAIIEIIKDGLIVMAPR